The DNA segment GGCAAAGCCTGAATATCTCCGGCAGTTCTGGCAATATCATGTTCAGGGTAAACGCTCCAGTAGCCTTTACTCGAATAATTCAGGTGCTGGAAATCTGATGGCAGCTCGAAAGCCAGTCCCCATTGTCTGGGATTGATATTCAGGGTATCAGTCACCTTAAAATCGTATTCAATTTCAATCGTTCCATCTGCCAGAAATTTATAGTTAAAAGCGCCTTTCAGATATTTGTAACTGCCTTCTACTTTAACATTAACCGACTCCTGATCTTTTGAGGCAGTCAGCAAACTCGTTTTCCAATTGCCTTCCGGCTGATATAAAATCGGCTTGATGTTTCGCTGATAGTTGTTTCCTGCAATATGAGGTGCGCCACCATCATCACCGTTCATCGGAACCACCATCATGGCAATTCCTCCAAGAATCTTATGGTCCATCACAAGACCTGTATTTTTATCGAAAGTATATTTTTGTGTACCACGGCTCAACACGATCTGATCGCCGGATTTCTTAAATTTAACGGCAATATTTGATGCTACCGGGACAACCCTTCCTGCAGTCGAAAAAATCATTTGCTCTTCCTGTGTGATGAATCCCCTTGGGTCGGTAAAAGTAATGCCAACGACCTTTGCATCATCAGGTACCTGCAATTCCAAATCTCCAGACGACCTTGCCGGAACATCCAAAGTTGCCGTCTTAGACACCCCATCAACCGTATATTTCAACTGCCCTTCCTTCAAATTGGCAAAGTTGTACCTGTTCTCTACTTTCAGCAACAAGATCCCATTCTTTGGTTTCGCTTCCTTTAAATTACGGATCACAAAAGGTGCATAGGATTTCCTTACAGAAATGAACTCCGGTTTCTCCCTTCTCCAGGCATCAAGAACAGCACCCCAGGGCCCATAACCTACAATCGTACTGTCTGGTTTATGAAAGATATCGTCAATCCCGGCCCAGATGGCACCACCCAGGCAAGCCTGATGCGTATACATTTTATCATACATCTGGTGCAGCATCCTTCCCCAATCCGCACGGACATAAGGATCGGTCACCTCTTCCAATCTGTTATAGGTCTGCACATGGCAGTATTCCCCAAACAACACCGGCCGGTCTGTAAATTTATCCGTTTGCCCGGGTCCACCCAAACCGGGATAATGAATGTTCCTGATATCGGCTTTACTGCCTGCATTGTTAAATCCTCCATAAGTCTGGTCATGGAAAGCGGTAGGACGCAACGGATCGTATTTTTTAACCTCTGCATTTACTTTATCCCATAATGGGCTCCATCTCGATTCATTGGCAATAGACCAGATGATGATCGAAGGATGGTTCCGGTTTCCACGAATATTCTCAAAATTGGCCCTTAGAAAATGAGGCAGGAATTCCGGGTTCAGGTAATTCCACTCTTTCCAGATCGGACTGGCATGATGTTCTATCCAGGTAATCGCTGCTTCGGCCTCGACAAACATTCCTAAAGAATCGCAGGCTGCCAGGAATTCTTCTGAAGGCGGATAATGAGAAGTACGGATATAATTACAATTGGCATTTCTGAACAATTCGGCATCTTTCCGGTTCAGTGCTGCGCTCAGACTTCTGCCCCCAAGCGCACTTACATCATGCCTGTTCGCCCCATGAAGCTTTATAGCTTTGTTGTTGACGAAGAACTGATTTCCCCGGATGTCAATCTGCCTGAAACCCAGTTTCTGTCTGTTCTCCTGCAAGATTTTTCCTTTACTCAGCAAGCGGGTGACTAAAGTATAGAGGTAAGGATGTTCTGTATCCCATTTTTCAGGACGGTTAACTGGGATGCTGAGGATTCCTTTCAGGTCTGTCTTTGGACGGAGCCCTTTCTTTTCCACCAAATTACCATTGATGTTCAGCTCCTTTCCTTCCCTATCCAGCAATATAAATTTCAGCGCAACATCCCCCGCCAGTTTCGATTCATTAAAAACCTGATAGTCGATATGAAGATTGGCATCCTGATAATTTTTATCAAAGGTCACCTGAGGATAGATTTCACCGATGTTCAGTTCCGGCAATGCCGTTAAAGTCACCTTTCTCAGAATGCCACCAACCGTATGTGAGGCATATTGAGAGACACAACCCAACTTATCGGAAACTGTTAAGCTCGCCACCTTTACTTCTATTTGATTCGTCCCCGCCTTTACCGCAGCACTGGCATCCATTTCAAAAATCACAAAACCACCTTCATGCGCGCCCAGGTATTTTCCATTTAACAGGACTTCACAATGTGAACTTACCCCATCAAAACGCAACCTGACCTTTTTACCTTTCCAGTCGGCCGGAAGCTCAAAAGAAGTGGTATAAGATGCCTGCGCTGCAGAATCTACCTGATACCCCTGCATCTCCCACTCTCCGGGAACCTGAATTTTCCCTTGTTGTGTTTTATATTTAAAGTTCCAGGTTCCGTTCAAAGACAAAACCGGAGAACCAATATTTTCTACGCGTGCCGGAACCGGCGATAACCGTTCTGGCTTAAAAGAGATGCTCTTGATCTTTTCTGCCAGTACATCTTTATACACCAATGCCTTTGATCCGGTAGACAAGATCTCCAGGCGGCTAACCGGAACATTTGCGCCGGAAAGGGCAATCAAATCAAATATAAAGGCACCATCCTGATAAGCAGCAGCAGGAATCGTATAGGTTACGGTCAATGCTTTCTGATAAGGCAATGCCACTGAACCGCTCAAGACCTCATTGTCTGCCAAAACTTTGACCTTCCGGTCTTTGGAATCGGAGAGATAAGTGACCCTCAGCTGATACTTGCTTTTGAGGTCAGCAACGGTAAACGGAATCGAGATCCTGCCAGCAAAAAATATTGTTCTTTCTTTTCCCCTGATGGGGAAGACATCAGCAGGAATTTCCTGTTGGGTATAGGTATAAGCCTGACCTATTTTGCTTAACAGGCAATCCCCGCAATCTGCGGCACTATAATTTTGTACTGTTTTATATTCCTGACCGTAGGCCACTCCCATCGTGAACAGCAACACAAATGGAAGACAGCGTAATTGTTTTAACATTGTATTTTAAAGTTAGATTTTTTTCATCTTTTTCCGGTATTCGTATAGACGAATTACATAATCCCATAAGTTTCAAATGCCGCTTTGGCCGACATTCCCTCTTTGATTTTTTGAAAGACCACTTTCTCCCCCCTGGCCTTTTCAAAAGCCAGTCTGAAAATTTCCGTGGAGGCTTCTTTCGGAACAATACAGACCCCATCCCGGTCGCCAATCACATAATCGCCATTCCGGATCAGCACTCCATTCATTTCTATAGACGTTCTGAAGTCGATCACTTTCCCTCTTGGTGCCTGATCTTTCGCATAACTGCCATAAGAAAAAACAGGAAAATTCAGTTCCAGAATCCCATTCGTATCGCGGGAATAACCATTAACCACCGCTCCTGCAGCCCCCAGTTTAATCGCCCTCATGCTCATGAGTTCTCCCCATAAGGCATAAGAAGGAGCCGATCCGGTACAGATGTATACTTCATTGGTTTTCAAATCATCCAAAGCCTCCAGCATCAATCCAAATGGCTTTTGTAAAATGGGATTGTTCCCCTGCTCCGTAGACTCAATGACATCGGCTTCCAATACCGGCATCGCTTTGCCTACAATAACCATATCGTTTCGCAATGGTTGCACCTGAGGCGGTAAAAACTGATTCAGGAAGCCTAATTTGTCCATAATATCACCGATCACCGCAGTAAAAAGTTCTGCTTTTATAGAGGCAATCAGTTCCTCTTCGCTTCCAGGGTTGTGTAATGAGATCATCGGCTATATTTTTTAAGCAAGTTACCTGCTCTTTCCTCCTGTAACTCACCATCAATTGCCCAAGGCTGACACTATATTGTCAATTATTTTGATTTATCAGAATAAAAAAGCAAATTAACCTTATGCAACCACTTTTATTCGAAACCAAAACCGTCTTACAGGAAAGCATCTTTGTAAAGGAGGTGAATGCAAAATGTCTGACCAATCCCTTACATTTTCATAATGAATATGAAATGGTATGGATGACCAAAAGCAATGGACGGAGAATTGTTGGCGACAGTATCGCGAACTTTTCTGAGGGGGACCTGATCATTATGGGGCCAAACCTGCCTCATGTCATGTACAACGACAAAGAGTATTATGAACCGGATAGTGAGCGGGAGGTTAAAGCGATCGTCACTTACTTCCGCCTGGACTGGCTGAATGATAATTTTCTGGCTGCCAATGAGGTGGGCAAATTCAATGATCTTTTAAAAGATATCCAAAGGGGAATCCATATCTATGGGAAATCAAAAAACCAGGTCGTTGCAATTTTGAATGAATTGCTCCTCAGCACAGGATTGAAAAGAATCATTCATTTGCTGAGCATTCTGGACCTGCTATCAGGTACAAAAGAATACAAATGTTTGTCGAGCACCGGTTATACCAACCCTCATAACCAGAAAGACGTTCAGCGCATTGATAAGATTTACAACTATGTGATGAACAATTTCACGCAGAATATCAGTCTGGAGCAAACGGCTGCAATGGCCAATATGACCACGGCCTCATTTTGTAAATACTTTAAAGGAAGAACACAAAAGACCTTTACCCATTTCGTGAATGAAGTCAGGATTGGGTATGCCTGTAAGCTGTTGTACAATGATCACCTGACGATTTCACAAATCTGCTTTCAAAGTGGTTTCAATAACCTGACCAATTTCAACCGGAACTTCAAACGTTTCGTCAAGATCAGCCCTTCAGATTTCAAAAGGAATTTAAAACCCTAACTGAACGAACTATAATTCCATATAGTTATGTTTCAATTAATTTTCCCAAAATAGCGCTGCTTAAATAAATCGGTACATTATATTCGTTTTTTGTTATTTTTAACGACAGATAACCATCAGCTATGAGTGAAGAACCGGAAAACAATTCTTTTGGAATTTTAAGAAGTTTAAAGAAATTAATCTTTGAAGACAGTCCTGAACCACAGGATTCTGGCTCAACTGAGGCTCCGACACCTCCGGTTGCCCCAAATAAACCAGCTGAAACTGTAACGAAGAACCCCCAAACAAATCTAACACAGAACACCTCTGATTTACCGGCAACGGATGTAAAACAGATGAAGCTAAAAGTATTGGAGATTTTGGAAAAGATTAACCAGCCGGGAATTGATTTTTTTGAAGTATGGAACGCAGCAGCAGAAATGGGCAGTGTCAATGCAGGAACCTTAAAGGCCGCATTTACCTCTTTGAAGTATGTGGACAAAACCCTGGACAAAGAAAAGCTGAGCAGAACCGGACAAAACTATGCCACTGAACTAAAGAAAGTAATTGACAAAGAGACCGCCGCGAAACAGGCCGAAAAACAAAGCATTGAGCAAAGTCAGGTAAAAGAGAAAGCAAGCCTTACGGCGGAGGTGCAGCAGATCGAGCAAAGCATCCTGGAACTTCGTGAAAAGCTCAGTGCGAAACAAAAAGACCTGAATGAAATCAACAGCAAATATGAACCCCAACTCCTGGATATCGATAAAAAAATTGCGATTGGCAATACTGCCGTTACCGAAGTCGTAGCCGATATTCAAAACGCCCTTAACATAATAGAAACCAATATAAACTAAAAACTCTCCTATGGAAAACAAAAGTCAATTCGTAAATATACCGGCAGAACTGAAGAGTCAGCTCCCTATATTTCAGGTGCTCGGGGACCATTTACCCTCCCAGCTTCAAACACCGGAAGCCAAGAAAACCATTTCCAGTATCTTCTTCTGGGCCCTTATTTTAGGTGGTGCTTTTGCTTTCTTTAAATTCCTGCCCATCATGCTGGAATATGCGGCAAAAAGCATTCTCCTGGTCATCTTCAGTATCGTTTTAATTGTACTGTTGTTACTGGCACCAAAAATCATTGCACTATTACATCGCCTTGGAACAATCCTCATTTTTAAAGGAGAGAAAGCCATCATTCGCAACAACCCGATCGAAACTTTACAATTGTTGTCTAAAGATGCGAAGGATACCCTGAAGCGCGTAAAAGATAAAATAGCCAATGTAGACGGTGTTCGTATTGACATGATCCAAAGTGGGGAAACCGCACAAAAAACAGCGGAAGAAAAATATACCTATGCCAAACGCTTTACCGTAGAAGCCGCCAATCTGGACGAAAAAGGAAAACAGGAAAGCAGCAACAGCAATACAGAGAAAGCAAATGAATATGCCAGGGATGCGAAAGAAACCCGTACCAAAGCATTTTTATTAGGTAAAGAGGGCGAAGCTGAAGAGCAAAATGCCAGAAGTTATGTGCAGTATGCCAACCAGTTTGCGAAAGTTTTAGAAGTCCTGAAAGACAATGAAAGTGCGGCCAGAATTTATGTAAGCACATTGGACAGCAGCATTTCCATCATCTCCAAAAAACTGGAAGCGACTCAGAAAATGAAGAACGCAACGGAAGGCCTTGCCGAAGTCTTTAACATTAAAGATGGATGGGTATTCCAGGAAGCCATGGATGCGGCAACAGGCGCAATCAGCCAGAACATTGCATCGATCCGTTCCAACCTGGACTTCCTTGACCAGAACAACAACATCACCGTTGGCGGTGCCCCTTCACAAGGTGAGTTGGAAGAGTTCATCAAAAAGGTAGACGAACGCAACCTGAAAATGCTGAACGTAAGCAAAATGGCCGATTCATATTATGACCTGAAACCGGAAGAGAAAGTAGACAAAGGTTTCTCCTTATTAGATTAATCAATAAAACCAAAATACAAACAAGAACATGGAAGAAAAATCAACCTGGGCCAGATTACGTTGGCCGATAAAAGCAATCATTCTGGCCATTCCAATCGTCGGAATCGGTTACTGGGCATTTGAAACTGGTAAATTTGATGGAACAAGCGCTAAATCAGCCACTGCAGATACCACTAGTGTAGCCCCGACAATGGCTGGAACAACGGCCGCTGACGAAAAAAGAACCTTCAATTACAGCCCGGAAAAACCCGTTAACGGTGAATACAAAGGGGTGGTTGAAGTAGGTGCTTCAGGCTTTAACTCTTTTGTGGTCAACATCGACAAAGAGAAACGCTGGGAGATTGTGTCCAAAGATTTCGGCAAGTCTTTCGTCTATGAAGGAATGGCGACTACAGCGGATATCCGTACCGGATTAAAAAACTATATCGGTGCCATGTTTGATAAAGGGGTGAAATCAAAGAACATCCACTTTGTGATCAGCTCAGGTGCACAGAAAGAGCCTAAAACTGCGGCGATCTCTACGGAATTAAAGAAAATGGGTTATGTTGTGAACCTGGTTACTGCAGAGCAGGAAGGTAAATTAGCCTTGAAATGCGTATTGCCGGCTTCTTATTATGACAACTCTTTTGTGGTGGATATCGGTTCCGGGAATACAAAAATCTCCTGGATGGACGGAGATGTTAAATCGGCGGAAGCACCGGGAGCAAAGTATTACGAAAAAGATTTAAAGGATGATGCTGTCTATGCACAGGTAAAAAGCCTGTCGGAAAAGATTCCTGCGAAAAAACGTGAGGTTTGCTTTATCATTGGTGGCGTTCCTTACGAACTGGCGAAACAAAGCCGCAATGGAGAAGAAAGATTTACAGTATTGAACAATCCTGAAAAATATGCCGTTGATAAGATCAAGATCAAAAGTGGTGTAAACATTTATAAAGCGATCAAAGACGCTACCAAATGTGATACTTTCGTATTCGACTGGGATGCGAACTTTACCATTGGATTCTTATTGACTGTTAAATAAAACGATCTGAAGTTTAAAAAATGCAGTAGCCGATCATAGCTACTGCATTTTTTTATGAAAAATAAAAAAGCAAGCCAGCTAAATGAATAGCGACTTGCTTTAAACATGTTTTAAAACTTAGTTTTTTGAAATGATATCAATGATCACCGTTCTGTTGTAAAAGCGTTCTTCAGGCAGGTTGTTATTAAACGGTGCACTTGCGCTATCCTCCCCTGAACCCAGGGTTTCAAACCTCACATCGCTTTTCCCTGCGTTAGCAGATGCACGCTCCAATATGTCCTGTGCTTTCTGGGCACGCTTTTGAGAAAGTTTATTGTTATAATCTTCCGTACCGATGATGTCAGTATAGCCACGAATAGTAACCGTGGAACCGTTACTGACCAAAGGTGCAACCACTTCGGTTAAAAACTGCTCATAAGCCGCTGCAGTATTTGCTTTGTTGAAGTTAAACAAAATACTATACCTGAGTCCGGTTTGAAGTACTTCCTGCTGACTTTGTAAGTTAACTGAACTTTCCTTTTGTATCGCAATGCCTTCTTTTGTTTCACCGAGCATCACTACTTTGTAAACACCCTTCCCGTTAGTACCAAGTATGCTTTTTGCAGCTATACTTTCCTGGTTTTTAGTAAAGGGTCCGAAATGCTGAACCTGTCCCTGCTGATCCGTTAAATCTATAGTATAAGATTTGAGCAGTTCAGTTGCCCGGTCTACATTAAATACCACATGACTGTCCATAGGATCTGTCTGCGTTGTATTGATCTGCACGGGCCGCATCATGCCACCCCCTACTTCCATCATCAATTTATCAGACGTACTCTGAATATCTACCCTGCGATCTCCTGCTCTTAACAATTCCAGTTCCTTAGTGCCACCAGGTTGTTCAGACGGATCAACCGGCTTGGTACGACCATTTATGGCGATTTTTGATGCTGGAATTTCGAATACCGTAGTCAGGTAGTCTTTTATAGCTGCCGCAAATTCCTGTCCTTCCTCAGGACCATTTTTTGAAGCTCCGCTTAAAGTAATGCTGATCTCAGGATTGGCTTTCATACGGGCGCCCACAATATTCAGGATATGATAATAAACCGACAACTGTCTTGCCGAACGTCCCGCCTTATCTGTTGCGACCTCGTTTTGAAGCTGGACTTCTTTAAAATCAACCGCCTGGCTTTTAGAAAGCCGCGTGTAGCGCTCAGGTAAAGCCGCACTTCCTTCATCAAAGAACACATAGTTTAACAATGGCAAAGTTTCACTAACGGCATGTCTGACCAGGATTTCCTTTGGTGCACGTACAGAGAAACTCACCTCCTGCACAGGAACCACCGGAACAGGTTCAGTTACGCGCGCCGCCTTTCTCGCTTTCCCGAATTTTAAGGCCACACCGGCACGTACAGTGCTGACCGACCAGCTTTCGATCTTTCTTA comes from the Pedobacter sp. FW305-3-2-15-E-R2A2 genome and includes:
- a CDS encoding glycoside hydrolase family 2 TIM barrel-domain containing protein, producing the protein MLKQLRCLPFVLLFTMGVAYGQEYKTVQNYSAADCGDCLLSKIGQAYTYTQQEIPADVFPIRGKERTIFFAGRISIPFTVADLKSKYQLRVTYLSDSKDRKVKVLADNEVLSGSVALPYQKALTVTYTIPAAAYQDGAFIFDLIALSGANVPVSRLEILSTGSKALVYKDVLAEKIKSISFKPERLSPVPARVENIGSPVLSLNGTWNFKYKTQQGKIQVPGEWEMQGYQVDSAAQASYTTSFELPADWKGKKVRLRFDGVSSHCEVLLNGKYLGAHEGGFVIFEMDASAAVKAGTNQIEVKVASLTVSDKLGCVSQYASHTVGGILRKVTLTALPELNIGEIYPQVTFDKNYQDANLHIDYQVFNESKLAGDVALKFILLDREGKELNINGNLVEKKGLRPKTDLKGILSIPVNRPEKWDTEHPYLYTLVTRLLSKGKILQENRQKLGFRQIDIRGNQFFVNNKAIKLHGANRHDVSALGGRSLSAALNRKDAELFRNANCNYIRTSHYPPSEEFLAACDSLGMFVEAEAAITWIEHHASPIWKEWNYLNPEFLPHFLRANFENIRGNRNHPSIIIWSIANESRWSPLWDKVNAEVKKYDPLRPTAFHDQTYGGFNNAGSKADIRNIHYPGLGGPGQTDKFTDRPVLFGEYCHVQTYNRLEEVTDPYVRADWGRMLHQMYDKMYTHQACLGGAIWAGIDDIFHKPDSTIVGYGPWGAVLDAWRREKPEFISVRKSYAPFVIRNLKEAKPKNGILLLKVENRYNFANLKEGQLKYTVDGVSKTATLDVPARSSGDLELQVPDDAKVVGITFTDPRGFITQEEQMIFSTAGRVVPVASNIAVKFKKSGDQIVLSRGTQKYTFDKNTGLVMDHKILGGIAMMVVPMNGDDGGAPHIAGNNYQRNIKPILYQPEGNWKTSLLTASKDQESVNVKVEGSYKYLKGAFNYKFLADGTIEIEYDFKVTDTLNINPRQWGLAFELPSDFQHLNYSSKGYWSVYPEHDIARTAGDIQALPLHQKYVEAPLQVPAGPWSADANDLGSRDFRSTKANIYHAGLSNDKGDQLTVYSDGTQSARSWIDGNKTRFLLAELNGGGSDGFFAGYYSKERRPLKLGAELKGKIKLKLEGSKIHQ
- a CDS encoding RraA family protein: MISLHNPGSEEELIASIKAELFTAVIGDIMDKLGFLNQFLPPQVQPLRNDMVIVGKAMPVLEADVIESTEQGNNPILQKPFGLMLEALDDLKTNEVYICTGSAPSYALWGELMSMRAIKLGAAGAVVNGYSRDTNGILELNFPVFSYGSYAKDQAPRGKVIDFRTSIEMNGVLIRNGDYVIGDRDGVCIVPKEASTEIFRLAFEKARGEKVVFQKIKEGMSAKAAFETYGIM
- a CDS encoding AraC family transcriptional regulator translates to MQPLLFETKTVLQESIFVKEVNAKCLTNPLHFHNEYEMVWMTKSNGRRIVGDSIANFSEGDLIIMGPNLPHVMYNDKEYYEPDSEREVKAIVTYFRLDWLNDNFLAANEVGKFNDLLKDIQRGIHIYGKSKNQVVAILNELLLSTGLKRIIHLLSILDLLSGTKEYKCLSSTGYTNPHNQKDVQRIDKIYNYVMNNFTQNISLEQTAAMANMTTASFCKYFKGRTQKTFTHFVNEVRIGYACKLLYNDHLTISQICFQSGFNNLTNFNRNFKRFVKISPSDFKRNLKP
- a CDS encoding OmpA family protein is translated as MLSIYKNLNKVLICSLAIFFVATTNAGAQTEKPLWSFGVSGAANGNFFGGTTQRLSNSLIVPAAFHKGKGIRPFGSVLAEYQPSSVWGIALNVGYDGRGGKFDEVIAPCNCPADLKTNVSYLTVEPSLKFSPGGGNFYLFAGPRLAMNLQKDFNYTQLKQPNTDAEFSEMRKTLISGQVGMGYDIPVSAPESNTRFVISPFVSYHPYFGQDVRKIESWSVSTVRAGVALKFGKARKAARVTEPVPVVPVQEVSFSVRAPKEILVRHAVSETLPLLNYVFFDEGSAALPERYTRLSKSQAVDFKEVQLQNEVATDKAGRSARQLSVYYHILNIVGARMKANPEISITLSGASKNGPEEGQEFAAAIKDYLTTVFEIPASKIAINGRTKPVDPSEQPGGTKELELLRAGDRRVDIQSTSDKLMMEVGGGMMRPVQINTTQTDPMDSHVVFNVDRATELLKSYTIDLTDQQGQVQHFGPFTKNQESIAAKSILGTNGKGVYKVVMLGETKEGIAIQKESSVNLQSQQEVLQTGLRYSILFNFNKANTAAAYEQFLTEVVAPLVSNGSTVTIRGYTDIIGTEDYNNKLSQKRAQKAQDILERASANAGKSDVRFETLGSGEDSASAPFNNNLPEERFYNRTVIIDIISKN